A DNA window from Thermus tengchongensis contains the following coding sequences:
- a CDS encoding P-II family nitrogen regulator translates to MKLIVAIVRPEKVNEVLEALFRAEVRGLTLSRVQGHGGEQEAVQTYRGTTVKMELHEKVRLEIGVSEPFVRPTVEAILKAARTGEVGDGKVFVLPVEKVYRIRTGEEDEAAVTPVQ, encoded by the coding sequence ATGAAGCTCATCGTGGCCATCGTCCGCCCGGAGAAGGTGAACGAGGTCCTGGAGGCCCTCTTCCGGGCTGAGGTGCGGGGGCTCACCCTGAGCCGGGTCCAGGGCCACGGGGGGGAGCAGGAGGCGGTGCAGACCTACCGGGGCACCACGGTGAAGATGGAGCTCCACGAGAAGGTGCGCCTGGAGATCGGGGTGTCCGAGCCCTTCGTGCGGCCCACGGTGGAGGCCATCCTGAAAGCCGCCCGCACCGGGGAGGTGGGGGACGGGAAGGTCTTCGTCCTGCCGGTGGAGAAGGTCTACCGCATCCGCACCGGGGAGGAGGACGAGGCCGCCGTGACCCCGGTACAATAG
- the leuS gene encoding leucine--tRNA ligase, producing the protein MEKYNPHAIEPKWQRFWKEKGFMKAKEAPGKRGKQYVLVMFPYPSGDLHMGHLKNYTMGDVLARFRRVQGYEVLHPMGWDAFGLPAENAALKFGLHPRDWTYQNIRQAKESLELMGILYDWDREVTTCEPDYYRWNQWIFIKMWEKGLAYRAGGLVNWCPKCQTVLANEQVVEGRCWRHEDTPVEKRELEQWYLRITAYADRLLEDLEGLDWPEKVKAMQRAWIGRSEGAEIHFPVEGSEERITVFTTRPDTLFGATFLVLAPEHPLTLKLASPERRAEVEAYVEAAKRKTEIERQAEGREKTGVFLGAYAINPATGERIPIWTADYVLYGYGTGAIMAVPGHDGRDFEFAKKFGLPIRKVIERPGKPLPEPLEAAYEEPGIMVNSGPFDGTESEEGKKKVIAWLEEKGLGKARVTYRLRDWLISRQRYWGTPIPMVHCETCGVVPVPEEELPVLLPDLKDVEDIRPKGKSPLEAHPEFYETTCPRCGGPARRDTDTMDTFFDSSWYYLRYADPKNEQLPFDPEKANFWMPVDQYIGGVEHAVLHLLYSRFFTKFLHDLGMVKVEEPFTGLFTQGMVLAWTDFGPVEVEGERVRLPEPTRIRLEIPERELSLEEVRKMGAELRPHEDGTLHFWKPAVMSKSKGNGVMVGPFVKEEGADIARITILFAAPPENEMVWTEEGVQGAWRFLNRIWRRVAEDKEALLATSGKFQAEALEGADRELYRKLHATLKKVTEDLEHLRFNTAIAALMEFLNALYDYRKERPVTPVYRTAIRYYLQMLFPFAPHIAEELWHWFWPDSLFEAGWPELDEKALERDVVEVAVQVNGRVRGTIRIPKDAPLEVARAEALRVRNVQAHVEGKAIVREIYVPGKILNLVVRG; encoded by the coding sequence ATGGAGAAGTACAACCCCCACGCCATAGAGCCCAAGTGGCAGCGCTTCTGGAAGGAAAAGGGCTTCATGAAGGCCAAGGAGGCGCCCGGGAAGCGGGGCAAGCAGTACGTGCTGGTCATGTTCCCCTACCCCTCTGGGGACCTGCACATGGGCCACCTGAAGAACTACACCATGGGGGACGTCCTGGCCCGCTTCCGCCGGGTGCAGGGCTATGAGGTCCTCCACCCCATGGGCTGGGACGCCTTCGGCCTGCCCGCGGAGAACGCCGCCCTTAAGTTCGGCCTCCACCCCCGGGACTGGACCTACCAAAACATCCGCCAGGCCAAGGAGAGCCTCGAGCTCATGGGCATCCTCTACGACTGGGACCGGGAGGTGACCACCTGCGAGCCCGACTACTACCGCTGGAACCAGTGGATTTTCATAAAAATGTGGGAAAAGGGCCTGGCCTACCGGGCGGGGGGCTTGGTGAACTGGTGCCCCAAGTGCCAGACCGTTTTGGCCAACGAGCAGGTGGTGGAGGGCCGTTGCTGGCGCCACGAGGACACCCCGGTGGAGAAGCGGGAGCTGGAGCAATGGTACCTGCGCATCACCGCTTATGCCGATAGGCTCCTGGAGGACCTCGAGGGCCTGGATTGGCCGGAGAAGGTGAAGGCCATGCAAAGGGCCTGGATCGGCCGCTCCGAGGGGGCGGAGATCCACTTCCCCGTGGAGGGCTCCGAGGAAAGGATCACCGTCTTCACCACCCGGCCCGACACCCTTTTCGGGGCCACCTTCCTGGTCCTGGCCCCGGAGCACCCCTTGACCCTCAAGCTGGCTTCCCCGGAGAGGCGGGCCGAGGTGGAGGCCTACGTGGAGGCTGCTAAGCGCAAGACGGAGATCGAGCGCCAGGCGGAAGGGCGGGAGAAAACGGGGGTTTTTCTGGGGGCCTACGCCATAAACCCCGCCACCGGGGAGCGGATCCCCATCTGGACCGCGGATTACGTGCTTTACGGCTACGGCACCGGGGCCATCATGGCCGTGCCTGGGCACGACGGGAGGGACTTTGAGTTCGCCAAAAAGTTCGGCCTGCCCATCCGCAAGGTGATCGAGCGCCCGGGTAAGCCCCTGCCCGAGCCCCTCGAGGCCGCCTACGAGGAGCCTGGCATCATGGTGAACTCCGGGCCCTTTGACGGCACGGAAAGCGAGGAAGGCAAGAAGAAGGTCATCGCCTGGCTGGAGGAGAAGGGTTTGGGGAAGGCCAGGGTCACCTACCGCCTCCGGGACTGGCTGATTAGCCGCCAGCGCTACTGGGGCACCCCCATCCCCATGGTCCACTGCGAAACTTGCGGGGTGGTGCCCGTGCCCGAGGAGGAGCTTCCCGTCCTCCTCCCCGACCTCAAGGACGTGGAGGACATCCGCCCCAAGGGGAAAAGCCCCCTGGAGGCCCACCCCGAGTTCTACGAGACCACCTGCCCCAGGTGCGGCGGCCCCGCCCGGCGGGACACCGACACCATGGACACCTTCTTTGACTCCAGCTGGTACTACCTGCGCTACGCCGATCCCAAAAACGAGCAGCTTCCCTTTGACCCCGAGAAGGCCAACTTCTGGATGCCGGTGGACCAGTACATCGGCGGGGTGGAGCACGCCGTCTTGCACCTCCTCTACAGCCGCTTCTTCACCAAGTTCCTCCACGACCTGGGGATGGTGAAGGTGGAGGAGCCTTTTACGGGCCTCTTCACCCAGGGCATGGTCCTGGCCTGGACGGACTTCGGCCCCGTGGAGGTGGAAGGGGAGAGGGTGCGCCTCCCCGAGCCCACCCGCATCCGGCTGGAGATCCCCGAGAGGGAGCTTTCCCTGGAGGAGGTGCGGAAGATGGGGGCGGAGCTCAGGCCCCACGAGGACGGCACCCTTCACTTCTGGAAGCCCGCGGTGATGAGCAAGTCCAAGGGCAACGGGGTGATGGTGGGCCCCTTCGTGAAGGAGGAGGGGGCGGATATCGCCCGCATCACCATCCTCTTCGCCGCACCCCCGGAGAACGAGATGGTCTGGACGGAGGAGGGGGTGCAGGGGGCCTGGCGCTTCCTGAACCGCATCTGGCGCCGGGTGGCCGAGGACAAGGAGGCCCTCCTGGCCACCAGCGGGAAGTTCCAGGCGGAGGCCCTGGAGGGGGCGGACCGGGAGCTTTACCGGAAGCTCCACGCCACCTTGAAGAAGGTGACGGAGGACCTGGAGCACTTGCGCTTCAACACCGCCATCGCCGCCCTCATGGAGTTCCTGAACGCCCTCTACGACTACCGCAAGGAGCGCCCGGTGACCCCGGTGTACCGCACCGCCATCCGCTACTACCTGCAGATGCTCTTCCCCTTCGCTCCCCACATCGCCGAGGAGCTATGGCACTGGTTCTGGCCGGATAGCCTTTTTGAAGCGGGCTGGCCCGAGCTGGACGAGAAGGCTTTGGAGCGGGACGTGGTGGAGGTGGCGGTGCAGGTGAACGGGAGGGTGCGGGGAACCATCCGGATTCCCAAGGACGCCCCCCTGGAGGTGGCCAGGGCCGAGGCCCTCAGGGTGAGAAACGTCCAGGCCCATGTGGAGGGCAAGGCCATCGTGAGGGAAATCTATGTCCCCGGCAAGATCCTTAACCTGGTAGTGCGGGGATAG
- a CDS encoding Clp1/GlmU family protein, translating to MLLLAGPTDTGKSTLALRLLEKAGEAYLLDLDPGQGALPGAFTLFHYREGTLTPLRRYLLGALSPRGMEAQAVVGALRLARLIPKGSPAMADTDGYLDPGFRLLQIEALVPAEVLILGWEELYQALSWRKDLRARLAPPLQGVRRKTPAERRKNRLERLFAHFQEARPRPLPLGRVPAYLMEPPEPHRLYGLLDEEGFLLGYGRLLAWAGDEGLFLTPVEEEVARVVPTRLLFPIPALPG from the coding sequence ATGCTCCTCCTGGCCGGCCCTACGGATACCGGCAAGTCCACCCTGGCCCTAAGGCTTCTGGAGAAGGCCGGGGAGGCCTACCTCTTGGACCTGGACCCGGGGCAGGGGGCCCTGCCTGGGGCCTTCACCCTCTTCCACTACCGGGAAGGCACCCTCACCCCCCTACGCCGCTACCTTCTGGGAGCCCTGTCCCCGAGAGGGATGGAGGCGCAAGCGGTGGTGGGGGCCTTGCGCCTAGCCCGTCTCATCCCCAAAGGAAGCCCCGCCATGGCCGACACGGATGGCTACCTGGACCCCGGGTTCCGACTCTTACAGATCGAAGCCCTGGTACCCGCCGAGGTCCTGATCCTGGGGTGGGAGGAACTTTACCAAGCCCTTTCCTGGCGCAAGGACCTAAGGGCACGCCTGGCCCCGCCCCTTCAGGGGGTCCGCAGGAAAACCCCAGCCGAGAGGCGGAAAAACCGCCTGGAAAGGCTTTTTGCCCACTTCCAGGAAGCCAGGCCCCGACCCCTTCCCCTCGGTCGCGTGCCCGCGTACCTTATGGAACCCCCCGAACCCCACCGGCTTTATGGGCTCCTGGACGAGGAAGGGTTCCTCCTGGGCTACGGACGGCTTCTGGCCTGGGCAGGAGACGAAGGGCTCTTCCTCACCCCCGTGGAGGAGGAGGTGGCCAGGGTGGTACCCACCCGGCTTCTTTTCCCTATCCCCGCACTACCAGGTTAA
- a CDS encoding YhjD/YihY/BrkB family envelope integrity protein translates to MLRRLLALYQEAHVPFFAAALAYYALLSLMPLLFLLVGVFGLLLSGSPSLRAEFLEGVATLAQSLFPARPELAQDLLGFLTRSAFPLTLASGLLLLWSGSNFFAALSYALGLIFGSPPGLRHRLLGLVMPFLLGLGLILLALFGLAVGFLLRFLPPEWRGVWGPFQALFPLVAAFSLFLFTYAFFRGLRGFRELLPLSVGAGAATLLFEAVRLGLPRLLPRSQYELLYGPLAGFVLALIGLYLVLWVFLLGALLARALEEA, encoded by the coding sequence GTGCTGCGAAGGCTCCTCGCCCTCTACCAAGAGGCTCACGTCCCCTTCTTCGCCGCCGCCCTGGCCTACTACGCCCTCCTTTCCCTCATGCCCCTCCTCTTCCTCCTGGTGGGGGTCTTCGGCCTCCTCCTCTCGGGAAGCCCCTCCTTGCGGGCGGAGTTCCTGGAGGGGGTGGCGACCTTGGCGCAAAGCCTTTTTCCTGCCAGGCCCGAGCTGGCCCAAGACCTTCTGGGTTTCCTCACCCGGAGCGCCTTCCCCCTGACCCTGGCCAGCGGGCTTCTCCTGCTCTGGTCGGGGAGCAACTTCTTTGCCGCCCTGAGCTACGCCCTGGGGCTTATCTTCGGCAGCCCCCCGGGGCTTCGCCACCGGCTTTTGGGCCTGGTCATGCCCTTCTTGCTGGGCCTGGGCCTCATCCTCCTCGCCCTCTTCGGCCTGGCCGTGGGCTTCCTCCTCCGCTTCCTGCCCCCGGAGTGGCGGGGGGTTTGGGGGCCTTTCCAGGCCCTTTTTCCCCTGGTGGCCGCCTTCTCCCTCTTCCTCTTCACCTACGCCTTCTTCCGGGGGCTTAGGGGCTTCCGCGAGCTTCTCCCTTTGAGCGTGGGGGCAGGGGCCGCCACCCTCCTCTTCGAGGCGGTGCGGCTGGGCCTTCCCCGGCTCCTCCCCCGCTCCCAGTACGAGCTCCTCTACGGCCCCTTGGCGGGCTTCGTCCTGGCCCTCATCGGGCTTTACCTGGTCCTCTGGGTCTTCCTCCTGGGGGCCCTCCTCGCCCGGGCGCTGGAAGAGGCCTAA
- a CDS encoding HrcA family transcriptional regulator translates to MTGRQRAILHLLVEEYIRTQAPVPSARLAEGLGLSPALCRYELIALEEMGYLQKPHASAGRVPTRQGFRQYSLSLLPPKPLPEATRERLQRALEGAREPEAFLVKMAVGLSGYPALLRLRPRRSPRVLQVHLSPLEGGTLAVFVLEGGRVKEARLPLTLPAERLRQAEEALSGPFLALPEAPRGLEELFAHLSRALSAGLSLTYREGLSEALKEPEAKDRGFLERLVGLYEGEGEEVLTPPGRVDVRVGEVEGLSQVQAGFAKGEWLGELVLLGPMRMRYLEALSVALSLSQVYTGQHAG, encoded by the coding sequence GTGACGGGGAGGCAGCGGGCCATCCTCCACCTTCTGGTGGAGGAGTACATCAGGACCCAAGCGCCGGTTCCCTCGGCGAGGCTCGCCGAGGGGCTCGGCCTTTCCCCTGCCCTCTGCCGCTACGAGCTCATCGCCCTCGAGGAGATGGGCTACCTGCAGAAGCCCCACGCCTCCGCCGGACGGGTGCCCACCCGCCAGGGCTTCCGCCAGTACTCCCTTTCCCTCCTCCCCCCAAAACCCCTTCCCGAGGCTACCCGGGAGCGGCTCCAGCGGGCCCTGGAGGGGGCCAGGGAACCTGAGGCCTTCTTGGTGAAGATGGCGGTGGGGCTTTCCGGCTACCCCGCCCTCCTGCGCCTCAGGCCCCGGCGGTCCCCCAGGGTGCTCCAGGTACACCTCTCCCCCCTCGAGGGGGGCACCCTGGCGGTCTTCGTCCTGGAAGGGGGGCGGGTAAAGGAGGCCAGGCTGCCCCTGACCCTACCTGCAGAGCGGCTTAGGCAGGCGGAGGAGGCCCTCTCCGGCCCCTTCCTCGCCCTCCCCGAGGCCCCAAGGGGCCTGGAGGAGCTCTTCGCCCACCTCTCCCGGGCCCTTTCCGCCGGGCTTTCCCTCACCTACCGGGAGGGGCTCTCGGAAGCCCTGAAGGAGCCCGAGGCCAAAGACCGGGGCTTCCTGGAGCGCCTGGTGGGCCTGTACGAGGGCGAGGGGGAGGAGGTCCTCACGCCCCCCGGCCGGGTGGACGTGCGGGTGGGGGAGGTGGAGGGCCTCTCCCAGGTGCAGGCGGGCTTCGCCAAGGGGGAGTGGCTGGGGGAGCTGGTCCTACTGGGCCCCATGCGCATGCGCTACCTCGAGGCCCTCTCCGTGGCCTTGAGCCTTAGCCAGGTCTATACTGGTCAGCATGCGGGTTGA
- the rlmN gene encoding 23S rRNA (adenine(2503)-C(2))-methyltransferase RlmN: MRPILELPPEELPGEGYRRAQIAHWLYARGALDFAEMTDLPKGMREALSKEWRISEFALVEAYPSRDGSVKYLFTLLDGKKTEAVYMPYPNRKTVCLSSMVGCPAGCTFCATGALGFGRNLTAAEILAQILAIAHHQGISPREIRNVVLMGMGEPLLNLGNVLKAIRTMLHPKGLAMSPRRITLSTVGIPKGIYRLAEEDLGVRLALSLHAPDDETRRKIIPTAQRYPVAEILEAVRHYYAKTKRRVTFEYTLLKGLNDHPWQARLLAKLLKGLSAHVNLIPFNPWEGAPVAGTPKAGILAFAEELKRLGVPTSIRWSRGRDVGAACGQLALKTPTPLTFTPLLEDAGR, from the coding sequence ATGAGGCCCATCTTGGAACTCCCACCCGAAGAACTCCCCGGCGAGGGCTACCGCAGGGCGCAGATCGCCCACTGGCTCTACGCCCGTGGGGCCCTGGACTTTGCGGAGATGACCGACCTGCCCAAGGGCATGAGGGAAGCCCTGAGCAAGGAATGGCGCATCTCCGAGTTCGCCCTGGTGGAGGCCTACCCCAGCCGCGACGGCAGCGTCAAGTACCTCTTCACCCTCCTGGACGGCAAGAAGACCGAGGCGGTCTACATGCCCTACCCTAACCGCAAGACCGTCTGCCTCTCCAGCATGGTGGGCTGCCCCGCCGGGTGCACCTTCTGCGCCACCGGGGCCTTGGGCTTCGGCCGCAACCTCACCGCGGCGGAGATCCTCGCCCAGATCCTGGCCATCGCCCACCACCAGGGCATCTCCCCCAGGGAGATCCGCAACGTGGTCTTGATGGGCATGGGGGAGCCCCTTTTGAACCTGGGTAACGTGCTTAAGGCCATCCGCACCATGCTCCATCCCAAGGGCCTGGCCATGAGCCCCAGGCGCATCACCCTCTCCACGGTGGGCATCCCCAAGGGGATCTACCGGTTGGCGGAAGAGGATCTGGGGGTGCGCCTGGCCCTTTCCCTCCACGCCCCCGACGACGAGACCCGCAGGAAGATCATCCCCACCGCCCAGCGCTACCCCGTGGCGGAGATCCTGGAGGCGGTGCGCCACTACTACGCAAAGACCAAGCGGCGGGTCACCTTTGAGTACACCCTCCTCAAAGGCCTGAACGACCATCCCTGGCAGGCCAGGCTTTTGGCCAAGCTCCTCAAGGGCCTAAGCGCCCACGTGAACCTCATCCCCTTCAACCCCTGGGAAGGCGCCCCGGTGGCGGGCACCCCCAAGGCGGGCATCCTGGCCTTTGCCGAGGAGCTGAAGCGCCTGGGGGTGCCCACCTCCATCCGCTGGAGCCGAGGGCGGGACGTGGGGGCGGCCTGCGGCCAGCTGGCCCTCAAGACCCCCACCCCCCTCACCTTCACACCGCTTCTAGAAGACGCCGGGCGATGA
- a CDS encoding Uma2 family endonuclease, producing the protein MTEQALRPLTEEEYLALERESPLRHELVGGIPYAMAGASLDHNLLVTNLVALLKPLARAKGCRVYSETVKLRLAEDTFYYPDVMVVCGPKAHPLYETAPCLVVEVLSLSTEAQDRREKLARYLHLPSLEGYLLLESEGRGGTLYRRTAEGFVEEPLEESFALPCLGGRLSLADLYEGVA; encoded by the coding sequence ATGACCGAGCAGGCCCTGCGCCCCCTAACGGAGGAGGAGTACCTGGCCCTGGAGAGGGAAAGCCCCCTGCGCCACGAGCTGGTGGGGGGCATTCCCTACGCCATGGCTGGGGCCAGCCTGGACCACAACCTCCTGGTGACCAACCTGGTGGCCCTCCTCAAGCCCCTGGCCCGGGCCAAGGGGTGCCGGGTCTACAGCGAAACCGTGAAGCTCAGGCTCGCGGAGGACACCTTCTACTACCCGGATGTCATGGTGGTCTGCGGCCCCAAGGCCCATCCCCTCTATGAGACCGCTCCCTGTTTGGTGGTGGAGGTGCTCTCCCTGAGCACCGAGGCCCAGGACCGGCGGGAGAAGCTGGCCCGCTACCTGCACCTGCCGAGCCTCGAGGGCTACCTCCTCCTGGAAAGCGAGGGGCGGGGCGGCACCCTGTACCGCAGGACGGCGGAGGGCTTCGTGGAAGAACCCCTGGAGGAAAGCTTCGCCCTGCCCTGCCTGGGGGGAAGGCTTAGCCTCGCGGACCTCTACGAGGGCGTGGCATGA
- a CDS encoding molybdenum cofactor biosynthesis protein has protein sequence MRVEVRLFALYREQAGTDRLFLELPEDARVRHAKEVLEARFPSLRLEGGMAAVNQALAQSDTPLKEGDEVAFLPPVSGGQDSYGLTENPLDLKALVDWATAPEYGAVVSFLGTTRSPNRGEEVAFLEYEAYPGMAEKVMAEIIGEMRSRWPLGRIALWHRLGRVDPGEASIAIVVSARHRKEAFAACEYAIDRVKQILPVWKKEHRPDGSFWVEGFAPEGHRL, from the coding sequence ATGCGGGTTGAGGTGAGGCTCTTCGCCCTCTACCGGGAGCAGGCCGGCACCGACCGGCTTTTCCTGGAGCTCCCCGAAGACGCCCGGGTGCGCCACGCCAAGGAGGTCCTGGAAGCGCGCTTTCCCAGCCTTAGGCTAGAAGGGGGCATGGCGGCGGTGAACCAGGCCCTGGCCCAAAGCGACACCCCCTTAAAGGAAGGGGACGAGGTGGCCTTTCTGCCCCCGGTCTCGGGGGGGCAGGACTCCTACGGCCTCACGGAAAACCCCCTGGACCTGAAGGCCCTGGTGGACTGGGCCACCGCCCCCGAGTACGGGGCGGTGGTGAGCTTTTTGGGCACCACCCGTAGCCCCAACCGGGGGGAGGAGGTGGCCTTTTTGGAGTACGAGGCCTACCCCGGTATGGCGGAAAAGGTCATGGCGGAGATCATCGGAGAGATGCGCTCCCGCTGGCCCCTAGGCCGCATCGCCCTCTGGCACCGCCTGGGCCGGGTGGACCCCGGCGAGGCCTCCATCGCCATCGTGGTCTCCGCCCGGCACCGCAAGGAGGCCTTCGCCGCCTGCGAGTACGCCATCGACCGGGTGAAGCAGATCCTCCCCGTGTGGAAAAAGGAGCACCGCCCGGACGGGAGCTTCTGGGTGGAGGGGTTCGCCCCGGAAGGGCACCGCCTCTGA
- a CDS encoding ammonium transporter — protein sequence MLTAIGLSGAALAEGVDGAATAWMLVSTALVLLMTPALAFFYGGLVRSKNALNTMMMSFAALGFVGVGWALLGYSLAFGEGGLWLGGLGHALLKGVGLEAKGEIPHLLFMAFQGTFAIITAALLTGGMVERMRFPALLLFLTLWGVLVYAPLAHWVWGGGFLGALGALDFAGGTVVHINAGVAALVGALVLGARKDYGRQALLPHHVPFTLLGAALLWFGWFGFNGGSALASGELAALAFVNTMLAPAATLVAWALLDLLRTGKVTAVGLATAIVVGLVAITPAAGFVSPLSALVLGAVSAFPSYFFLLWRPKTKLDDSLDVFGAHGIAGITGALLTGFLAEKAWNGVADGLLFGNAAQLGVQALAVAAAVAYSALGTFFLLKLVGLFTPLRASPKEEGLGLDVTQHGEEAYAAGEGAVLVLSESAPPALKPMGGKA from the coding sequence ATGCTGACGGCAATCGGGCTTTCGGGAGCGGCCTTAGCGGAGGGGGTGGACGGGGCGGCCACGGCCTGGATGCTGGTCTCCACGGCCCTGGTCCTCCTCATGACCCCGGCTTTGGCCTTCTTCTACGGCGGGCTGGTGCGGAGCAAGAACGCCTTGAACACCATGATGATGAGCTTCGCCGCCCTGGGCTTCGTGGGGGTGGGCTGGGCCCTTTTGGGCTACAGCCTGGCCTTCGGTGAGGGAGGCCTCTGGCTGGGGGGCTTGGGGCATGCCCTGCTGAAGGGGGTGGGCCTCGAGGCCAAGGGGGAGATCCCCCACCTCCTCTTCATGGCCTTCCAGGGCACCTTCGCCATCATCACCGCGGCCCTCCTCACGGGAGGCATGGTGGAGAGGATGCGCTTTCCCGCCCTTCTCCTCTTCCTCACCCTGTGGGGCGTCCTGGTCTACGCTCCCCTGGCCCACTGGGTCTGGGGCGGGGGCTTCTTGGGCGCTTTGGGCGCCCTGGACTTCGCCGGGGGCACGGTGGTGCACATCAACGCCGGGGTAGCGGCCCTGGTGGGGGCTTTGGTCCTTGGGGCCCGGAAGGACTACGGCCGCCAGGCCCTCTTGCCCCACCACGTCCCCTTTACCCTCCTGGGGGCGGCCCTCCTCTGGTTCGGCTGGTTCGGCTTCAACGGGGGTAGCGCCTTGGCCTCGGGGGAGCTGGCCGCCTTGGCCTTCGTCAACACCATGCTGGCCCCCGCCGCCACCCTGGTGGCCTGGGCCCTTCTAGACCTCCTGCGCACGGGCAAGGTCACGGCGGTGGGCCTGGCCACGGCCATCGTGGTGGGCCTGGTGGCCATCACCCCGGCGGCGGGGTTCGTCTCCCCTCTGTCCGCTCTGGTGCTGGGGGCGGTGAGCGCCTTCCCCAGCTACTTCTTCCTCCTCTGGCGGCCCAAGACCAAGCTGGACGACAGCCTGGATGTCTTCGGGGCCCACGGGATCGCCGGCATCACCGGGGCCCTCCTCACCGGCTTCCTGGCGGAAAAGGCCTGGAACGGGGTGGCGGACGGGCTCCTTTTTGGCAACGCCGCACAGCTTGGTGTCCAGGCCTTGGCGGTGGCGGCCGCTGTGGCCTACTCCGCCTTGGGCACCTTCTTCCTCCTTAAGCTAGTGGGCCTCTTCACGCCCCTGCGGGCCAGCCCCAAGGAGGAGGGGCTGGGCCTGGACGTGACCCAGCACGGGGAGGAGGCCTACGCCGCGGGCGAGGGGGCGGTGCTGGTCCTTTCGGAAAGCGCTCCCCCCGCCCTCAAGCCCATGGGAGGTAAGGCATGA
- a CDS encoding acyl-CoA dehydrogenase family protein, with protein MGLWFEESSEERAVLGPFREFLKAEVAPGAAERDRTGAFPWDLVRKLAQFGVFGATVPEAYGGAGLTSRIFARMVEEVAYYDGALALTVASHNSLATGHILLAGNERQKEAFLPKLASGEVLGAWGLTEPGSGSDAAALKTRAEPVSGGYVLNGTKQFITQGSVAGVYVIVARTDPAPSPEKKHLGLSAFAFFRPERGLRVGRKEEKLGLNASDTAQLLLEDLFVPEEGLLGERGKGFYDVLRVLDGGRIGIAAMAVGLGRAALDFALRYAKEREAFGRPIAEYQGVSFKLAEAATELEAARLLYLKAAELKDAGRPHTLEAAQAKLFASEAAVRACDEAIQVLGGYGYIKDYPVERYWRDARLTRIGEGTSEILKLIIARRLLEAV; from the coding sequence ATGGGGCTCTGGTTTGAGGAAAGCAGCGAGGAGCGGGCGGTCTTGGGGCCCTTCCGCGAGTTTCTCAAGGCGGAGGTGGCCCCAGGGGCGGCGGAAAGGGACCGCACCGGGGCCTTCCCCTGGGACCTGGTGCGGAAGTTGGCCCAGTTCGGCGTCTTTGGGGCCACGGTGCCCGAGGCCTACGGGGGGGCGGGGCTTACGAGCCGGATTTTCGCCCGCATGGTGGAGGAGGTGGCCTATTATGACGGCGCCCTGGCCCTCACCGTAGCCAGCCACAATTCCTTGGCCACGGGGCACATCCTCCTGGCGGGGAACGAAAGGCAGAAGGAGGCCTTCCTGCCCAAGCTGGCCTCGGGGGAGGTTTTGGGGGCCTGGGGGCTCACGGAGCCGGGGTCGGGCTCGGACGCCGCCGCCCTTAAAACCCGGGCCGAGCCGGTGTCCGGGGGATATGTGCTCAATGGCACCAAGCAGTTCATCACCCAGGGGAGCGTGGCCGGGGTCTACGTGATCGTGGCCCGCACCGACCCTGCCCCAAGCCCGGAGAAGAAGCACCTGGGCCTCTCCGCCTTCGCCTTCTTCCGCCCCGAGCGGGGGCTGAGGGTGGGCCGCAAGGAGGAGAAGCTGGGCCTAAATGCCTCCGACACCGCCCAGCTCCTCCTCGAGGACCTCTTCGTGCCCGAGGAGGGCCTTCTGGGGGAGCGGGGTAAGGGCTTTTACGACGTATTGCGGGTGCTGGATGGGGGCCGGATCGGCATCGCCGCCATGGCCGTGGGCCTGGGACGGGCGGCCTTGGACTTCGCCCTGCGCTACGCCAAGGAGCGGGAGGCCTTTGGCAGGCCCATCGCCGAGTACCAGGGGGTTTCCTTCAAGCTGGCGGAGGCGGCCACGGAGTTGGAGGCGGCGAGGCTCCTCTACCTCAAGGCGGCGGAGCTCAAGGACGCGGGCAGGCCCCACACCCTCGAGGCCGCCCAGGCCAAGCTCTTCGCCAGCGAGGCGGCGGTGAGGGCCTGCGACGAGGCCATCCAGGTCCTGGGGGGGTACGGCTACATCAAGGACTACCCGGTGGAGCGCTACTGGCGGGACGCCCGCCTCACCCGCATCGGGGAGGGGACGAGCGAGATTTTGAAGCTCATCATCGCCCGGCGTCTTCTAGAAGCGGTGTGA